The window CCGGGAAGAGCAGGGCGCGGATCGCCTCACGGCTGGGCGCGGTGTCCGGGGACATCCCGGCGAAGGCGGCCAGGTCGTGCGGGGCGGGGAGGTAGCCGATGAGGGCCGCGTCGAGGGGTGGAGTGGTGGGGGTTGGAGCGGTGAGGGGTGCGGTGGTGGGCGGCGGAGGGGTGAGGGTGGTCCTGTGGTGCGGTGCCTCCTCCATCTGACGCATCAACTCCGTCGTGAATCGCGCTAGTTGTTCAGGTGTGAGCGCGGTCGCCGGGACGCGGGCCGTGAGGCGCAGACCGCCGTCACCGCCGCCGTCACCGCCGTCACCGCCGTCGCCGTTCGGTGCGGGGCGTACGGCGAGGAGGACGTCGGTGCCCACGGGGGGCGGGGCGAGGCTGGTGTCGGTGTCGTCGGGGCGGAGGGTGAGGGGCGCGTCGGGGGGTGCGCCGAGGGCGGTGAAGTCGAGGAAGGTGAAGAAGAACTGGGCGGTCCGGGGGAGGCCCTGGGGCGTCCGGAGATCCAGCGGGCCGGCGGTGCGGGCCGCGAGCGACTCCGTGGCGACGCGGCGGAGGTCCTCCTCGAAGCCGGGAGCGGCGGAGCGGTCGTCGGACGGGAGCGCCGGGCGCAGCGCCACGGCCTCGGCGAACGGTCCGAAGACGCCGTGAGTGTCCCGTGCGGTCTCGTCCCTGCCGGTGACGGCCAGGCCGAGGACCAGGTCGCGGCGGCCGGTGAGGGTGGTGAGGGCGCGGTAGTACGCCGTGAGGACCGGGGCGTGGAGCGTCGTGCCGGCGGACCCGGCGAGGCGGCGCAGCGCGCGGGTGTGTTCGGCGTCGAGGACGAGGGTGCTGGTGTGGAAGGCGGCGGTGGTGCCGTCCTGGTCCTCGTGCGGTGCTCGCAGGGCGGGCGGGGTGTAGGGGGCGAGGTGGCGGGCCCGGTACGCCTTTGCCTCCGGGGTCGCGGGCGGTCGCGGTGCCGCGCGGTGGAGCGCGTGCTCGCGGAAGGTGGAGGGCAGGCACTCCAGGCCGTGGGGGAGGCCGCGTGCGAAACGGCCGTACACGGTGAGGAGTTCGCGGGTGAGGAGGGCCGCGCTGTAGCCGTCGCCGATGAGGTGATGGGCGTGGACGAGGAGCACGTGGTCGTCCGGCGCGACGGTGAGGACCCGCAGACGGAGCAGGGGCCAGGCCCAGGGCTCGAACCGGCGGCGCGCCTCCTCGGCGACCCGTTCCTCCAGCAGACCGGGGCGGGCCAGGATCTCCGTCTCGACGGGAAGCCGTAGCGAGGGCGGGAGTTCCTGCTGCACGGGTGGGCGGGCACCGGCCGGGAAGACCGTGCGGAGCATGGGGTGACGGGCCATGAGCACGTCGACCGAGCGTTGGAGGAGGTCCGGGTCCAGGGTGCCGTGGATACGGAAGCGGGCCAGCCAGGCGGGGTTGGCGCCGGGTGTGTTGGACGCTCCGGGGGTGCCGGACGCGAGGGCGTCGGCGAGGAGGAAGCCCTGTTGGGAAGGGGTGAGGGGGTAGGGGGCGAGGGCGTGTTCGGGCTGACGGCTCTCGGGTGCGTCGGGTGCGTCGGGTGCGTCGGGGGCGGGGGATGCGGCGGCGGCGTCGATGGCCGCCGCCAGGGCGGTCAGGGTGCGGTGGGTGTACACGGCGGTCGGGCGGGGCAGGGCGGGGCGTTCGTGGCGTAGGCGGGAGAACAGCTCCAGCACCGTGATGGAGTCGCCGCCGAGCGCGAAGAAGTCGTCCTCCGCGCCGATCCCGGACTCCGGCGCGTCCAGCAGCTCGGACCAGACGCGCGCCAGCAGGTGCTCGGTCGGGGTCGAGATCGGGGCCGTGGCCGGAGTCGTTGTCGTGGTCGGGGGAGCCGTGCGCGGTGACGCGGCCGAGGTGTGCGGGAGGTCCGTGGCCGCCGGACCGGGTGGAGCCAGGCGGTTGCGGTCGATCTTGCCCGTGCCGGTCAGGGGGAGGGCCGGGAGGAGGTGGACGCGGGCGGGGAGCATGTACGGAGGGAGGGTGCGGGACAGGAAGGCCCGCACCTCGCGGGGGTCGAGGACGGGTGCGCCCGTCCTGGGCTCGACGTACGCCTCCAGCCGTTCGTCGCGCAGCAGTACGGCCGCACGGGCCAGACCCGGGTGGGTGAGCAGGGCGGCCTCGATCTCGCCGAGTTCGACGCGGTGGCCGCGCACCTTGACCTGGTCGTCGAGCCGGCCGAGGAACTCCAGCACCCCGTCGGCCCCACGGCGGACGCGGTCGCCGCTGCGGTACCAGCGGCGGCCGTCCCGTTCGGTGAAGGCGGCGGCCGTGAGGCCGGGATCGCCCAGGTAGCCGGGGGTCAGGCCGGTACCGGCGATGAGCAGTTCGCCGGGCTCGCCCGGGGCGCGTTCGTGTCCGTCCTCGCCGATCACGGCCAGTTCGGTGCCGTCGATCGGGCGGCCGATGGGGAGATGGCGTACGTCGTCGCCGGGGCGGGTGTCGATGATGTGGCAGGTCGCGTTGACGGTGGCCTCGGTGGGGCCGTAGAGGTTGGCGATCCGGGGGGTGTGCGCGGGGCGCGGGTGGTCACCGGCGGGGCCGCCGAGGAGGTCGAACCAGCGGCGGACGTGGGCCGCCGGCAGGGCCTCGCCGCCGACGTGGACCCAGCGCAGGGCGGAGAGGTCGGGGGCCCTGCCGTGCTGCCGGGCGCGCTCCTCGGCGGCGGTCAGCAGGCGTTCCCACAGGGTCGGGACCGAGCTCCACACCGTGATCCGGTCCGCCACGACGCGGTCGAGCAGGGCCTCGGGGTCGCGCAGCAGGTCGCGGGAGAGGGTGTGCACCGTGGCGCCGGCCAGCAGCGGGGCCAGCAACTGCCGTACGGAGGCGTCGAAACAGACCGACGCCGTCTGTGCGAGCCGGTCGCCGGGGCCGTAGCCGAAGGTGGCCAGGGACCAGTCGAGGTAGTTCGTCATCGACCGGTGCGTGATGGGGACGGCCTTGGGGCGGCCCGTCGAGCCGGAGGTGAAGATGACGTACGCGATGGCCTCGGGGGACGGGCACGGGGCGTCGTCCGCCGGGGTGGTGCCGGACGGCGACGGCTCGGGCACCGGGACGGCCGTGACGCCGTCCAGGCCGCCGGCCGCCTCCCGGGTCGCCCGGTCGCGGACCAGGACGCGCACTCCCGTACGGGACAGCTGGTCCCGGTGCCGGGCGGTGGGGTGGGTCGCGTCCAGCGGCACCCAGCCGGCGCCCGCCCGCAGGATGCCGACGACCCCGGTGACCGTGTCCGTGCCGCCCGGTTCGGTGAGGAGCCCGACCAGGTCGCCGGGGCGTACGCCGTGGGCGCGCAGCCGGGCGGCGAGGGCGGCGGAGGCGCTGTCGAGGGCCGCGTAGGTGAGGGTGGTCCCGTCGCCGGTGTCGACGGCGACGGCGTGGGGCGTGGCGCGGAACCGGGCCCGCAGACGGTCCACGATGCCGCCGTCGACCGCTGCGGTCGGGGCGGCGGTGGGGCTCGTGACGGCGGCGCGCAGTTCGGTGACGTACTCGTCGGCGAGGCGCCGTACGGTCTCGGGGCGGAAGAGGGCGGCCGGGTGGTTCCACGACAGGCGCAGGGCGGAGTCGGCCTCCCAGCACAGCAGGCCGAGCCGGGTGGCGGCGGTGGCGGTGGCCGCGGCCGTCGGGGTGACGGTGACCGGCCAGTCGGGGCCGTGGACCACCGGGAAGCGGGCGAAGCTGAAGCCCGCCTCGGCCGCCGTGCGCGGTGCCGGGCCCGTGGTGGGCCGCAGCCCGGACAGCAGCCGGGCGACATCGGTGCTGCTCAGGGTGGCGTGCGCCTCGGCCTCGGCCCAGATCCGCCGCAGCCGGTCGGCGAGCACGGTGACCGGTTCGTCGGGGTCGACGTCTACGAACACCGGCAGGGTGTCGGCCAGGGGCCCCACCAGACGGTCGATGCCGGCGACCGGCAGCTCCCGCCGGGCCCGCGCCACGTTCACCGCGACGGCCCGCCGCCCGCTCCACCGCGCCAGACAGCGCCCGTACACCGCCAGCAGCAGATGGAACAACGAGACCCCGTGCCGGGCGGCGGTCTCGCGCAGCGCGCTGGTCAGTGCCTCGTCGATGCCGGTGCGGTGGTGGGTGAGGGGCGGTGCGGGGGGCGCTTCGGGATCGCCGTCGTAGGGGAGGGCCAGGGAGGGGAGGGCGGGGGCGGGGACGGTGTGCTCGGCCAGGCGGTCGCGCCAGTACCGCTGGTCCTCCGCGTACGCCGGTGACCGGCGTTCGGCGGTGAGGGCGGCGGCGTAGTCGGCGAACTCCACCTCTGGCAGAGGGAGTTGTGCGGGGTCGTCGCCGCGCTCCAGGGCCGTGTAGAGCGACCAGAGTTCCTCGGCGAGCAGCTTCAGGCTGAAGCCGTCGGCGGCGGTGTGGTGGACGACCAGGAGCAGGTGGGCGAGGTGCGCATCGTCCCGGTCGTGGACGAGGACGGCCCGCACCGGGTCCTCCGTCGTCAGGTCGAACGGGCGGTTGCACAGGTCGAGTTCGAGTCGGCGCAGGTCGTGCGGCTCCCTTACCTCGTACCAGCGCGGCGCCGTGTCCACGGGCCCGGCGGGGGCGGCGTACCGGCGGGGGCGCGCGTCGTCCTCCGTCAGCCGCAGGCGCAGCATGGGGTGGCGGGCGGCGAGGTGGGCGAGCGCCCGGCCGAGGAGGGCGGGGTCGAGGGGGCCGCTGACGCTCTGGCGGAGGTAGCCGTAGGCGGTGATGCCCTCGTGGAGGGATTCGGTGGTGTGGAAGGCGAGTTGGAGGGGGGTGAGGGGGTGGGAGGCGTCCTCGGTGACGTTCGGCGCCGGGTGGGACGCAGGAGTGGGTGCCGGTCTCGGGGTGGGTGCCGGGGCGGTGGCGGCCAGGTGGGCGGCCAGTTCGCCGATGGTGCGGTGTTCGAAGAGGAGGGTGGCCGGGAGGGGGCGGCCGAGTTCGCGTTCCAGGCGGCGGGCGAGGTCGACGGCGGTGAGGGAGTCCAGGCCGAGCGTGAGGAACTGTTCGTCGTCGCCGATCTCCTGCGGGGGCCGGTGCAGGGCCTTTGCGAGCAGGCGGCGGATGAGGGGCGCTTCGCGGCTCGGGAGGGGTCGGCCTGGGGTGGCCTCGGGCCCTTCGTGGCTGCTCGCGGCGGTTGCCGCGCCGCTGGAGGGCTCGCGTTCCGTGCGGGGTGCGGGGTCGGCGAGGGGTGCGGGGTCCGCGGTCTCCGGGCCCGTCACCAGGACGTGTGCCGCGTCCAGGCCGGTTGCCGCGCGCAGGCCGGCGAGGGCGGCCCGGACGGTCATGGGGGTGAGCGCGGGCGCCTGGCCGGGTGACCGGCGTCCGGTCCGGGGGCCGGAGCCGCTCGCCAGGCCGGTGTCGGTGACGGGGCCGAGGGCGATGCTCTGCCAGGGGCGCCCGGCGGCTCGTTCGGCGGCGGCGAACGCGTCGAGGAAGGAGTTGGCGGCGGCGTAGTCGCCGAGGGCGCCGGCGAGTCCGGGCCGCACGGCGGAGACGGACGACAGGACGACGCACACGGCGTCCCCCCGGCCGTGCCGCCGCAGTGCCTCGGCGAGGAGGGTCGTGCCGCGCACCTTCGCGGCGCATACGGCCTCGATCTCGTCGTCGGGCTTGGCGCGCAGGCTGCCGGGGCGGGCCGTACCCGCCGCGTGGAACACCGCGTCCAGGGACGGCAGTCCGGCGATGAGGCCGTCCACGGCGGCAGCGTCGGTGACGTCGGCGGCCTGGTAGCGGGCGTGGGCGCCTAGGGCGCGCAGATCGGTGAGCAGGTCCTGGGGCGGGGTGGCCGTGCGGCCGGTGAGGACGAGGATGGGGGCGCCGCGTTCCGCCAGGTCACGCGCGAGCGCGGAGCCGAGGCCGCCGGCGCCGCCGGTGATCAGGTAGGTGCCGTTCGGGGGGAGTGGCGTGGGGCGGGCCGAGGTGGCGGGCGCGACGGCCGTACGGACGAGCCGGCGGCCGCCCCGTACGGCGACGGTGCCGCCCGCGCCGGGGACGGCAGCGGCAGTGGCACTCAACTCCTGCTCCAGCGCGGCGAGTTGTGCGTCCAGCGTGTCCTGGGCGGACAGATCGATGCCCAGGGAGGAGAGCCCAGGGTGCTCCTCGGGGAGGGCCAGGGCGAAGCCGTGCAGCAGGGCCTGCGCGGGGCGGGGGCAGGGGCGGTGGGTGGCGTCGCCGGTGCTGTGGGTGCTGTCGGTGGTGGCGGCGGCGGTCGTGTAGGCGTCCTCCGTGATCAGCAGCAGACGGGCCGGGGTCGTGCCGAGCGAGGCCAGCACCTCGCGCAGGGCGGAGACGGCGGTGCCGGTCTCCGCCGCCGCCGGACCCGTGGTGGCGGCGAACCACAGCACGGCCTCCGGAGCGGCGGCCGCCCCCTCGGTCCGCCCCGGTTCCAGCACGGTCACTCCGCGCCCGGTGAGCCGGTCGGCGAGGGCCCGGCGGAGGGTGGTGTCGGCGCCGGTCAGACGGACGACACGGGGCGTGGGGCCGGGAGCGGCGGTGAGCGGGGCGTCGTCCCAGAGGAGGGGTCGGGGGGTGGGTACGGCGGCGGGGGAGGGGAGCGCGGGGGGCGTCGCACGAGAGGGCGTCGTACGGATCGCCGTACCGGGCTCGGGTGCCACGTCGAGGCGCTGCGGCCAGTGGTGGCCGCGCTGGAAGGGGTACGTGGGGACGGGCACCCGTCGCCGGGCCACGCGTCGCGCGGGAGACGCGGGAGACGCCGGGTCCAGCGGGGTCCCACGGGTCCAGAGCCGGCCGACCGTGGCGAGCAACGCCGCTGCCCCTGCCCCCGCCTCCGCCGTGGCGGGCAGTGCGGGCAGGACCGTCACGTCGGAGGGCGTGGCACCGGGCCGGGTGGCGGCGGTCGCGCGGATCGGGGTGGTGAGGGAGGCGCCGGGACCCAGTTCGACGAACGTGTCGTAGCCCTCGTCGAGGAGCCGGGCGACGGCGTCGCCGAAGCGGACGGGAAGGATCGCGTGCTCGCGCCAGTAGCCGGTGTCGGTGTCGGTGTCGGTGCCGGTGCCGGTGCCGGAGCCGGTGCCGGAGCCGAGGCCGAGGTCGGGGTCCCACCGGCCGGTGACCGTGCTCAGCATCGGAACGGTGGCCGGGTGGACGGTCAGGGCCTTCGCCGCGTGGTGGAGCGGGTCGAGCACGGGGCGCAGCAGCGGTGAGTGGAAGGCGTGCGAGACGCGCAGGCGGCGGGCGGCCACGCCCCGGGCGGTGAGGGCCGCGATCGCCCGCTCGACGGCGTCCGTCGCGCCCGCCAGCACCACCTGCGTCGGCGAGTTGACGGCGGCGACACAGAGCGCGCCGACGGACCCGGACCCGGACCCGGACCCGGACCCGGACCCGGACCCGGACTTGGACCCGGACTCGGCGAGCACGGCGGCGACGGTCTCCTCGTCGCCCCGCACGGCCGCCATGGCACCCGGCGCGGCGAGCCGGCCCATGAGACGCCCGCGTTCGGTGGCGAAGCCCACCGCCTCGGCCGGTGACAGGGCCCCGGCGACGCACGCGGCGGTGATCTCGCCGACGCTGTGCCCCACGACCGCGTCCGGCGTCACACCCCACGCGGCCAGCTGCCCGGCCAGCGCCACCCCGAAGGCGACCAGCAGCGGCTGCGTCACCTCCGTACGGGCCAGGTCGACGGGGTCGGCGTCCTCGTCCAGACACCAGGCGGCCAGGCTTCGGCCGAGCACCGGCCCGGTGAGCGACGAGACCTCGTCCAGGACGTCCCGGAACACGGGCGCCGAGCGATACAACTCCCTCCCCAGGCCCGCCCGTTGAGCACCCTGACCCGGCAGGACGAACACCGTGCGGGGCCGGCCCCGCACGGGCTCCACCGCCCCGGCCGCCCCGGCCACCCCGGCCGCTTCGAGCCGCTCCGCGAGGTCACCGTCCTCCGCCACCACGGCCAGCCGGTACGGCCCCTCGTCCCGGGCCGTGTTGACGCTCGCGCACACGTCGCCCTCGTCGAGTTCCGGGTGTGCCCGCAGATGCGCGGCCAACTCGGCGGCGGCGACGCGCAGTCCGGCGGCGGAACGCGCGGAGAGGGTCAGCAGACGCGGGCCGTCGGCGGCCCGGGGCGCCACCGCGGCGGCGGCATCCGCACGCGCCGGCTCCTTCGGCGCCTCCTCCAGCACCGCGTGCGCGTTGGTGCCGCCGAAGCCGAAGGAGTTCACGCCGGCGATCAGCGGGCGGCCCTCCGCGCTCGCGGGCCCGGTCCACTCCTCGTTCTCGGTCACCAGGCGGAAGCCGGGGGCGGCGTCTTCGAGGAAGGGGGCCGGTGGGGTGGAGTGCGGCGAGGGCGGGAGGCGGCGGTGGGAGAGGGCGAGGGCGACCTTGACGAGGGCGGGCATGCCGGCCGCGTTGAGGAGGTGCCCGAGGTTCGCCTTCACCGAGCCGAGCCCGCGCGGGACACCGTCGGCGCGGGGCGGGAACGCCTGGCCGAGCGACCGCGCCTCGACGGGGTCGCCGATCGGCGTACCCGTGCCGTGCGCCTCGACGTACGACACGTCGGCCGGATCGACGCCGCACTCCTCGTACGCCGCCCGGATCACCTCGCGCTGGCCGCGCGGGGCGGGGGCGAGGAGGCCGAGCGAGCGGCCGTCGTTGTTGACCGCCGTCCCGCGTACGAGGGCGAGGACCGGGTCGCCCGCGGCGCGGGCGTCGGCGGGGCGGGCGAGGACGAGCGTGGCGCCGCCCTCGCCGGGGACGAAGCCGTCCGCGTCGGCGGCGAACGCGCGGCAGCGTCCGCTCGGGGACAGCGCGCCCGTCGCTTCGAGAAGGCGGTGGCCGGTCGGGGTCAGGCCCAGGTTGACGCCGCCGACGACGGCGAGGTCGCACTCGCCGGCCAGCAGGCTGCGCCGGGCCAGGTGCAGGGCGACGAGCGCGGAGGAGCAGGCCGTGTCGACGGCCAGGGCGGGGCCGTTCAGGTCCAGCACCTGCGAGACGCGGGCGGCGATCAGGTTGGGCAGGTTGCCCGTGAGGGCGGCCGGGTGGCGGGCGAGGTCCCCGTCGGCGGCCTCGGCCAGGATCTCGCGGTACCCGCTGTCACCGGCCGCCGCGAACACCCCGATGCGGCGGCCTGCCCTGCGGGGCCCGGCGTATCCGGCGCGTTCCAGTGCCTCGTGGGCCAGCTCCAGGAAGATCCGCGCCTGCGGGTCGGTTACCCGTGCCTCCCCGTCGTCCATACCGAAGAAGCCGGCGTCGAAGGCGCCGGGATCGGCGAGGAAGGAGCCCGCGCGGGGCCCGTCCCCCCGCCGCCCCTCGGGCAGGCCGCCACCGACCGTGTCACCACCGCTCGCCAGCAACTCCCAGAAGGCTTCCGGCGTTTCGGCCCCAGGGAACCGGCAGGCCACCGAGAGAACGGCGACAGCCCCGGCCTGATCGGCGTCGGCACGCGCATCGGAGGCGCCCTGGGCCGGGAGCCCGGCGGCCCGTGCCCCGGCGGCGGCCCCCGCGTTCCCCTC is drawn from Streptomyces bottropensis ATCC 25435 and contains these coding sequences:
- a CDS encoding non-ribosomal peptide synthetase/type I polyketide synthase; the protein is MERSNEDVNGRAASTLLDVLVGAARETPGQTVVHVRGDGGEHTVTFAELHDDALRVAGGLRAAGVTPGTPLPLVADRGDAFLPMFWGALAAGAVPVPLAPEPRRIGPVWELLGRPPVVVDETTAAVVTAMGDASGEPGGRLPLPLTVLRLDALRRGRPPRHLPRPAPHDVAFLQFSSGSTGAPKGVELTHAGVLANLRQIRAAMAITPDDVLATWMPYFHDMGLIGTHLVPLAARLKQIRIEPLSFAKRPALWFEAVDRHRATLLSAANFALALAVRRVPATALSGLDLGCVRLLLVGAEPIAPRVWREFTARTAPAGLDPRAALPVYGLAEATLAVTVPPLGETATPLVLDRAALGRGRVVETEHGPHAVELMDLGRPVPGCEVRITGGSGGPLGELRVGHVEVRGPQVGRGYHRAPGASAEAFGADGWLRTGDLGFLRGGRLSVTGRHKDVVFVNGRTFHASDLEETVAATPGLPPGAVAVVGSTDPGGGGERVAAFVQWARPVPSTAGPVLRAAAGRLREALGHDDVRVLPLPPGAFARTTSGKLRRGVLRARFEGGAYAEAEARWADAVDAAVRPADVTDAADTVVGRAAGAATVVGRAAGAGAGVPRSLREVQEAVRGVWAGVLEVPVSEVGLRERFFDLGGSSLRAMAVLAGLEDVFSVTVEPGALRDHDTVAGLAGHVLGLLGEGNAGAAAGARAAGLPAQGASDARADADQAGAVAVLSVACRFPGAETPEAFWELLASGGDTVGGGLPEGRRGDGPRAGSFLADPGAFDAGFFGMDDGEARVTDPQARIFLELAHEALERAGYAGPRRAGRRIGVFAAAGDSGYREILAEAADGDLARHPAALTGNLPNLIAARVSQVLDLNGPALAVDTACSSALVALHLARRSLLAGECDLAVVGGVNLGLTPTGHRLLEATGALSPSGRCRAFAADADGFVPGEGGATLVLARPADARAAGDPVLALVRGTAVNNDGRSLGLLAPAPRGQREVIRAAYEECGVDPADVSYVEAHGTGTPIGDPVEARSLGQAFPPRADGVPRGLGSVKANLGHLLNAAGMPALVKVALALSHRRLPPSPHSTPPAPFLEDAAPGFRLVTENEEWTGPASAEGRPLIAGVNSFGFGGTNAHAVLEEAPKEPARADAAAAVAPRAADGPRLLTLSARSAAGLRVAAAELAAHLRAHPELDEGDVCASVNTARDEGPYRLAVVAEDGDLAERLEAAGVAGAAGAVEPVRGRPRTVFVLPGQGAQRAGLGRELYRSAPVFRDVLDEVSSLTGPVLGRSLAAWCLDEDADPVDLARTEVTQPLLVAFGVALAGQLAAWGVTPDAVVGHSVGEITAACVAGALSPAEAVGFATERGRLMGRLAAPGAMAAVRGDEETVAAVLAESGSKSGSGSGSGSGSGSGSVGALCVAAVNSPTQVVLAGATDAVERAIAALTARGVAARRLRVSHAFHSPLLRPVLDPLHHAAKALTVHPATVPMLSTVTGRWDPDLGLGSGTGSGTGTGTDTDTDTGYWREHAILPVRFGDAVARLLDEGYDTFVELGPGASLTTPIRATAATRPGATPSDVTVLPALPATAEAGAGAAALLATVGRLWTRGTPLDPASPASPARRVARRRVPVPTYPFQRGHHWPQRLDVAPEPGTAIRTTPSRATPPALPSPAAVPTPRPLLWDDAPLTAAPGPTPRVVRLTGADTTLRRALADRLTGRGVTVLEPGRTEGAAAAPEAVLWFAATTGPAAAETGTAVSALREVLASLGTTPARLLLITEDAYTTAAATTDSTHSTGDATHRPCPRPAQALLHGFALALPEEHPGLSSLGIDLSAQDTLDAQLAALEQELSATAAAVPGAGGTVAVRGGRRLVRTAVAPATSARPTPLPPNGTYLITGGAGGLGSALARDLAERGAPILVLTGRTATPPQDLLTDLRALGAHARYQAADVTDAAAVDGLIAGLPSLDAVFHAAGTARPGSLRAKPDDEIEAVCAAKVRGTTLLAEALRRHGRGDAVCVVLSSVSAVRPGLAGALGDYAAANSFLDAFAAAERAAGRPWQSIALGPVTDTGLASGSGPRTGRRSPGQAPALTPMTVRAALAGLRAATGLDAAHVLVTGPETADPAPLADPAPRTEREPSSGAATAASSHEGPEATPGRPLPSREAPLIRRLLAKALHRPPQEIGDDEQFLTLGLDSLTAVDLARRLERELGRPLPATLLFEHRTIGELAAHLAATAPAPTPRPAPTPASHPAPNVTEDASHPLTPLQLAFHTTESLHEGITAYGYLRQSVSGPLDPALLGRALAHLAARHPMLRLRLTEDDARPRRYAAPAGPVDTAPRWYEVREPHDLRRLELDLCNRPFDLTTEDPVRAVLVHDRDDAHLAHLLLVVHHTAADGFSLKLLAEELWSLYTALERGDDPAQLPLPEVEFADYAAALTAERRSPAYAEDQRYWRDRLAEHTVPAPALPSLALPYDGDPEAPPAPPLTHHRTGIDEALTSALRETAARHGVSLFHLLLAVYGRCLARWSGRRAVAVNVARARRELPVAGIDRLVGPLADTLPVFVDVDPDEPVTVLADRLRRIWAEAEAHATLSSTDVARLLSGLRPTTGPAPRTAAEAGFSFARFPVVHGPDWPVTVTPTAAATATAATRLGLLCWEADSALRLSWNHPAALFRPETVRRLADEYVTELRAAVTSPTAAPTAAVDGGIVDRLRARFRATPHAVAVDTGDGTTLTYAALDSASAALAARLRAHGVRPGDLVGLLTEPGGTDTVTGVVGILRAGAGWVPLDATHPTARHRDQLSRTGVRVLVRDRATREAAGGLDGVTAVPVPEPSPSGTTPADDAPCPSPEAIAYVIFTSGSTGRPKAVPITHRSMTNYLDWSLATFGYGPGDRLAQTASVCFDASVRQLLAPLLAGATVHTLSRDLLRDPEALLDRVVADRITVWSSVPTLWERLLTAAEERARQHGRAPDLSALRWVHVGGEALPAAHVRRWFDLLGGPAGDHPRPAHTPRIANLYGPTEATVNATCHIIDTRPGDDVRHLPIGRPIDGTELAVIGEDGHERAPGEPGELLIAGTGLTPGYLGDPGLTAAAFTERDGRRWYRSGDRVRRGADGVLEFLGRLDDQVKVRGHRVELGEIEAALLTHPGLARAAVLLRDERLEAYVEPRTGAPVLDPREVRAFLSRTLPPYMLPARVHLLPALPLTGTGKIDRNRLAPPGPAATDLPHTSAASPRTAPPTTTTTPATAPISTPTEHLLARVWSELLDAPESGIGAEDDFFALGGDSITVLELFSRLRHERPALPRPTAVYTHRTLTALAAAIDAAAASPAPDAPDAPDAPESRQPEHALAPYPLTPSQQGFLLADALASGTPGASNTPGANPAWLARFRIHGTLDPDLLQRSVDVLMARHPMLRTVFPAGARPPVQQELPPSLRLPVETEILARPGLLEERVAEEARRRFEPWAWPLLRLRVLTVAPDDHVLLVHAHHLIGDGYSAALLTRELLTVYGRFARGLPHGLECLPSTFREHALHRAAPRPPATPEAKAYRARHLAPYTPPALRAPHEDQDGTTAAFHTSTLVLDAEHTRALRRLAGSAGTTLHAPVLTAYYRALTTLTGRRDLVLGLAVTGRDETARDTHGVFGPFAEAVALRPALPSDDRSAAPGFEEDLRRVATESLAARTAGPLDLRTPQGLPRTAQFFFTFLDFTALGAPPDAPLTLRPDDTDTSLAPPPVGTDVLLAVRPAPNGDGGDGGDGGGDGGLRLTARVPATALTPEQLARFTTELMRQMEEAPHHRTTLTPPPPTTAPLTAPTPTTPPLDAALIGYLPAPHDLAAFAGMSPDTAPSREAIRALLFPDGRARLLESVTTPLGRSGFVSLPLFADELTGPLPTGDPVTLATLTARAVDHAASLGAACVSLAGMIPALTGYGYDVLREASPAAGTTLTTGHATTTVAVVTTVRTALAATGRDLAGLTLAVVGCGSIGTSSLRLLLSLSPHPPARLLLCDVPGSAPRLRRLAAELSAAHPALPVRVVESADSRTLPAEFYASADVVVAAVGGGPTTLVDVDRLRPGTIVVDDSFPHCFDTGRALERMRSRRDVLIVGGGLLALDSTETHLSPDLPAAALTGHTAATARARQHLALHLPGTLASCRLESLLHAHLADPASGTQLPLVHGLVDLPGALAHWAAAEAAGVRAAPLHLLDHTISPEALSALPPPPSRRSR